GTGATCCTGGTGGGCTACCAGCATATTTTACACCTCGAATTAAACACCGGCATATTACTGGCTGTGCTGGCCAGCTTTTTTTATGCCACCTATATCATGATTACCAAAAATATAATGGCTGGTATTGATGTGTTTACCTTTATGTTTTACAGTATGCTGAGCGCCAGTGTTTTTTTACTGCTGATAAACGGGTATATGCACAATAATATTACCCATCTTTCATTAAAAGTATGGTTGTGTTTTATTGGGATGGGATTGATTTGCCAACTGGCCGGATGGATTACCATTAATTATTCTTTAAGATATCTTGAATCTACCAGGGTATCTATCGCCTTACTTAGCCAAACTGTATTTGCAGGTTTGCTTGCTGCTTTTTTGCTTGATGAACGCCTGGGGTTTAATGAGATATTAGGTAGTGTTATTGTTTTAGGAGGCATAGCGGTAACATTTTTAAAGCCCCGCGGCCGAAAAGAAGATGTTATGGCTTAATTTTTCCGCAAAATGAACCTATACCCTTATCAGAATTTTAATATTATCAGTCCGCTTCGGCCGGAAGAAGCAGAAGTCTGCTTGTATAACCTCGCTGCCCCCGATTTTACCAATCCTAAAAATATAAGATACCCGAATTATAACGGTATAGTAGCTAATGGAAGGCTTGAGATTGAGAAAACAAGGGAAGGCAAGAGAGGGCCAATGATAAGTTTAAAGGGGAACATTCTTACAATCAACGAAGGAAGTAAGACAGCCATAAAAGTATCTCCAGCCGGATGGAGCGCATTGTCTGTTTTTTTATTTCTTTTGCTCGAGTTTATGCTTACTTACATGGTATTTGCGGGTGAAGGTAAAGGGATTACTTTTTGGATACCTATTGTTGTTGGCCTGTTTGGATATTTCCTGCTAATAGTATTTGTAAAATACGAAACCGGAATATATCGCAGGATTTTACTCAAAACACTAAACGGCAGGCTTGCCTCAAAAGAGGAGTGAATTTTAAACCACTCGTTATCAAACAAAACCGTATTTTAACGTTTTCGAATTTAGAGCGAGGGATGATCTTTGCCTACATTTGCACTTAACTCATGATCCAAAAATCCACTATCGACCGTATTATGGAAGCCATCGACATTGTTGAGGTGATAGGGGAATTTGTGCAGTTAAAAAAGCGCGGAGCAAATTATGTAGGCCTCTCGCCATTCGCCAACGAGCGTACACCATCGTTTACGGTATCGCCTGCCAAAGGTATTTTTAAAGATTTCTCTACAGGTAAAGGCGGTTCGGCAGTTACTTTTTTGATGGAGCTTGAAAAATTCAGCTACCCGGAAGCGCTAAAATGGCTTGCCAAAAAATACGGCATCGAGGTAGAGGAAACAGTTGAAGCTCCCGAAAACCGGGAAGAAGAATTGCATCGTGAAGGTCTCATGATCGTTACGGCATTTGCTGCCAAATACTTTCATGAAGCCATGCTGAATACCGAAGAGGGACAAAGCATAGGCCTGAGTTATTTTAAGGAACGGGGCTTTAATGCCGAAACGATTAAAAAGTTTGAGTTAGGCTACTCGCCCGATCAATGGGAGGCCTTTACCGGTTCGGCCATAAATCAGGGCTATAAAGAACAATTTCTGGTAGAGAGCGGCCTCTCGGTAAAGCGCGATAACGGTTCGCTGTTCGATAGGTATCGCGGCCGGGTAATGTTCCCTATTCATAGTTTTACGGGCCGGGTAATCGGTTTTGGCGGCCGTACGCTAAAAAAAGATAAAAACGTAGCCAAATACGTTAACTCGCCCGAGTCGGAAATC
The sequence above is a segment of the Mucilaginibacter celer genome. Coding sequences within it:
- a CDS encoding DMT family transporter; protein product: MNPRLSLIIGILCISFSPIFVKLAGVSPIGSAFYRVFVAWVCLVPYCIFKRKLKIDKRQLLISVAAGMVFALDIAVWNISLLKISATVSTLIANLAPVWVGLLSFLLFRKASGRLFWIGTIIAVAGMVILVGYQHILHLELNTGILLAVLASFFYATYIMITKNIMAGIDVFTFMFYSMLSASVFLLLINGYMHNNITHLSLKVWLCFIGMGLICQLAGWITINYSLRYLESTRVSIALLSQTVFAGLLAAFLLDERLGFNEILGSVIVLGGIAVTFLKPRGRKEDVMA